A portion of the Vreelandella subglaciescola genome contains these proteins:
- a CDS encoding PDDEXK nuclease domain-containing protein: protein MRQFYEAFPKRETVSLELSWSHYIRLARIEQEAARHWYQQEAIQQGWSVRALERQISTLYYERLLSSQDRDAVEHEAEQNTAPLAQPNARDDAKNYLRDPYVLDFLNLPAGSYLEADLERALIDNLQDFLLELGKGFAFVGRQQRIRTEDQDFYVDLVFYHFKLKCFLLVDLKLGRLTERRFTNHFVF from the coding sequence ATGCGTCAGTTTTACGAGGCGTTTCCAAAACGCGAGACAGTGTCTCTCGAATTGAGCTGGTCGCATTATATTCGCCTGGCACGTATCGAACAGGAGGCCGCGCGGCATTGGTATCAGCAGGAAGCGATCCAGCAGGGGTGGAGCGTCCGTGCACTGGAGCGCCAGATCAGCACGCTATATTACGAACGCCTGCTCAGCAGCCAAGACCGCGACGCCGTGGAGCACGAGGCCGAGCAAAACACCGCGCCGCTGGCCCAACCCAACGCCAGAGACGATGCCAAAAACTATTTGCGCGACCCCTACGTGCTGGACTTTCTCAACCTGCCGGCGGGGAGCTACCTTGAGGCCGATCTTGAGCGTGCCCTGATCGATAATCTTCAGGATTTCCTGCTGGAGCTGGGCAAGGGCTTCGCCTTTGTCGGGCGCCAGCAACGCATCCGCACCGAGGATCAGGATTTCTACGTTGACCTGGTGTTCTACCATTTCAAGCTCAAGTGCTTTCTGCTGGTGGATCTCAAGCTGGGCAGGCTTACCGAGAGACGCTTTACGAACCATTTTGTATTTTAA
- a CDS encoding IS30 family transposase: protein MAYRQLTQAQRYQIHAFRSIHMSQRKIARRLGVNSSTISRELRRNTTATGYEPDTAHRLGDRRRRAAWKWTKRLPSLMTAVVGRLREEWSPEQISGFMAPLAGVGVSHQWIYSLIWDDKARGGDLWRHLRQPKRRSRCRVQAKSAGLGKIPHRVGIEHRPNEVDNRLTIGHWEGDTVLKGHKQSGLVTLVERRSGYLLAARLPQITAGLTAAAMNRLLKPRRGVVKSITLDNGSEFAHHEAVAKAVSASVYFCNAYCSGQRGTNENTNGLIRQYFPKGTDFQKVTDGEVRRVVNKLNDRPRKRLGYRTPAQVFLGEYSGALNTAGAALIA, encoded by the coding sequence ATGGCATATCGACAGCTGACCCAAGCACAACGATACCAGATTCACGCCTTCAGGAGCATCCACATGAGCCAGCGAAAGATCGCTCGTCGGCTCGGCGTGAACAGCAGCACCATCAGTCGTGAACTGCGGCGTAATACCACCGCTACCGGCTATGAACCCGACACGGCGCATCGCCTCGGTGACCGTCGGCGTCGGGCCGCCTGGAAATGGACAAAGCGGCTTCCCAGCCTGATGACGGCGGTGGTCGGGCGCCTTCGGGAAGAGTGGAGTCCGGAGCAGATCAGCGGCTTCATGGCGCCACTGGCGGGTGTTGGCGTCAGCCATCAATGGATCTATTCCTTGATCTGGGACGACAAGGCGCGCGGAGGCGACTTGTGGCGGCATCTACGCCAACCCAAGCGACGCAGCCGGTGCCGTGTGCAGGCCAAAAGTGCCGGGCTTGGCAAAATCCCCCACCGCGTGGGCATCGAGCATCGCCCAAATGAGGTCGATAACCGACTCACCATTGGCCATTGGGAGGGCGACACCGTTCTCAAAGGACATAAGCAATCAGGCCTGGTGACGCTGGTGGAGCGCCGCAGTGGCTACTTGCTGGCAGCGCGCCTGCCCCAGATAACGGCAGGCTTGACGGCGGCAGCCATGAACCGGCTGCTCAAGCCACGTCGCGGCGTAGTAAAGAGCATTACGCTGGATAACGGGTCGGAATTTGCCCATCACGAAGCGGTTGCCAAGGCCGTGAGCGCCTCCGTTTACTTCTGTAATGCCTACTGCTCGGGGCAGCGTGGCACCAACGAAAACACCAACGGTTTGATTCGGCAGTATTTTCCGAAGGGGACTGACTTCCAGAAAGTCACGGATGGCGAGGTACGACGCGTGGTCAATAAGCTGAATGACCGGCCGAGAAAGCGTCTCGGTTATCGCACTCCGGCACAGGTGTTTCTGGGCGAATACTCAGGCGCACTCAATACCGCAGGTGCTGCACTTATTGCTTGA
- a CDS encoding MbcA/ParS/Xre antitoxin family protein, producing MHKEQDIEINCTRAGPMLMKLFRHWQISTGEQLSLLGLPQDDRAALAKYRNGQPIADDRDKMERVGMLLGIHKSLRLLFPHNRELAYGWMTQPNLAFQGATPVELIGEQGMAGLSMVQAYLDVQKAGSV from the coding sequence ATGCATAAAGAACAGGACATTGAGATTAACTGCACCCGTGCCGGCCCCATGTTGATGAAGCTATTTCGGCACTGGCAAATATCCACTGGCGAACAGCTCAGTTTACTGGGACTGCCCCAGGACGATCGAGCAGCCCTGGCCAAGTATCGCAACGGGCAGCCCATTGCCGACGACAGAGACAAAATGGAACGAGTAGGAATGCTCTTGGGTATTCATAAATCTCTTCGCTTGCTGTTCCCACATAACCGCGAGCTGGCCTATGGATGGATGACCCAGCCGAATCTGGCATTTCAGGGCGCAACCCCTGTAGAGCTCATCGGCGAGCAAGGTATGGCAGGGCTATCTATGGTGCAGGCTTATCTGGATGTTCAGAAAGCAGGCAGTGTGTAG
- a CDS encoding IS5 family transposase: protein MPRQMLTDEHWSKLKPILLQQGIYDKADLRTTVEGILYRMRTGCPWRDLPETFGPWNTVYKRFNAWSASGKLMRIFNTLVEDPDVEWLFIDGSYVKAHQDSTGAATEDAEAIGKSRAGNTSKIHLTVDAYGLPIAFRITGGEVHDSTEAQALIDDLPAGDALVADKGYDSERIREQIEAKGMAAVIPRRRNSKKGNANLDRGLYRYRHLVENAFARLKPYRAIATRYDKLKRNYESMVALACCLLWLPM, encoded by the coding sequence ATGCCCCGACAAATGCTCACGGATGAACACTGGTCGAAGCTGAAACCTATCCTGCTTCAACAAGGTATTTATGACAAGGCTGACTTGCGTACCACGGTGGAAGGCATCCTGTATCGGATGCGCACCGGCTGCCCGTGGCGGGATCTACCGGAGACGTTTGGCCCCTGGAATACGGTCTACAAGCGTTTTAACGCCTGGTCAGCGAGTGGAAAGCTGATGAGGATTTTCAACACGCTGGTGGAAGATCCTGATGTCGAGTGGCTGTTCATTGATGGCTCCTACGTCAAGGCTCATCAGGACAGCACAGGGGCTGCCACGGAAGACGCAGAAGCCATCGGCAAAAGTCGTGCAGGCAATACCAGCAAGATCCACTTGACCGTGGATGCTTATGGGTTACCGATTGCCTTCAGGATAACCGGGGGTGAGGTGCACGACAGCACGGAAGCCCAGGCATTGATTGACGACTTGCCAGCAGGTGATGCGCTGGTGGCTGACAAGGGCTATGACAGTGAACGTATCCGTGAGCAGATCGAGGCCAAAGGCATGGCGGCGGTGATTCCACGCAGGCGTAACTCGAAAAAAGGAAATGCCAATCTGGACAGGGGGTTATATCGCTACCGGCATCTGGTTGAGAATGCCTTTGCTCGACTGAAACCGTATCGCGCCATTGCGACGCGCTACGATAAGCTCAAGCGAAACTACGAAAGCATGGTGGCCTTGGCGTGCTGTTTGTTGTGGCTCCCAATGTGA
- a CDS encoding sugar dehydrogenase complex small subunit, producing MSTREGIAGYNDQTSESARISSPARRRVLKLGVAGLGVVALSSLSLSALAASNKSENVSSDHHDDSTFAAFMTLSAWLLSDKALGERLGQRLFEALERIPADNVPGMERLPALKQKLLSLGETRDHLTEDDLDASEMQLVRRLLQAWMLGTVGNAIDDPAAEVIAYEHAAMYAGPRDVQVVRTYCPNQPGFWAERPA from the coding sequence ATGTCCACACGCGAAGGTATCGCTGGGTACAACGATCAGACATCAGAAAGTGCCCGTATCAGCAGTCCGGCGCGTCGTCGGGTGCTCAAGCTGGGGGTCGCGGGTCTGGGCGTGGTGGCACTTTCAAGCCTGTCACTCTCGGCATTGGCGGCGAGCAATAAGTCAGAAAACGTCTCATCAGATCATCATGATGACTCCACGTTCGCCGCTTTTATGACGCTGTCGGCGTGGCTCCTGAGCGACAAGGCCTTGGGCGAGCGCCTGGGGCAGCGGCTTTTCGAGGCGCTGGAACGCATCCCGGCGGATAACGTACCGGGCATGGAGCGCTTACCGGCCTTGAAGCAGAAGCTGTTGTCACTGGGTGAGACGCGCGACCACCTGACGGAAGATGACCTCGACGCGTCCGAGATGCAGCTGGTGCGTCGACTGCTACAGGCCTGGATGCTGGGAACGGTGGGTAATGCCATCGATGACCCGGCGGCCGAGGTGATCGCCTATGAGCATGCGGCCATGTATGCCGGCCCGCGTGACGTGCAGGTCGTGCGCACCTATTGCCCAAATCAGCCCGGATTCTGGGCCGAACGTCCTGCGTAG
- a CDS encoding GMC family oxidoreductase encodes MAAESHSHDADVIVVGSGVAGALIAHRLAEAGKSVIMLEAGPRMQRWQIVERFRNQADKMDFMGPYPASKAAPHPMLYGDNAGYLVQKGEQAYDAQYIRAVGGTTWHWAAAAWRFLPHDFRLHSEYGVGRDWPISYDDLEGYYVRAEEALGVWGPNDIDLGSPRSADYPMSPLPLSWNERRISERINPHGFDMVTEPVARNSRPYDGRPTCCGNNNCMPICPIGAMYSGIIHVEKAERAGVKLIDNAVVHHLESGADGSIREVRYLDPEGEEHRLSARRVVLAANGIETPKLLQMSVNGHTPNGVGNQNDMVGRHLMDHPGTGVSFLADEALWAGRGPQEMTSVITWRDGDFRREHAAKKLHLSNTARTQQMTTEVLSETPLRLGADLQAQIDHRASRFVQFDSFHELLPEPSNRITPSKKRDALGLPRPEFRYAIDDYVKRSAVHTREQYARIAKLMGGTDIEFRDEYSNNQHICGTTLMGDDPKTSVVDRDCRVHGHDNLFVASSGCMPTVGSVNCTLTLAALSLRIADRLEQEI; translated from the coding sequence ATGGCTGCGGAATCCCATTCGCACGATGCCGATGTCATTGTTGTCGGCTCTGGTGTTGCTGGCGCCCTGATTGCTCACCGGCTTGCCGAGGCAGGCAAATCGGTGATCATGCTTGAGGCTGGCCCGCGCATGCAGCGCTGGCAGATTGTGGAGCGCTTTCGCAATCAGGCCGACAAGATGGACTTCATGGGCCCGTATCCGGCCAGCAAAGCCGCACCGCACCCGATGCTGTACGGCGATAATGCCGGCTATCTGGTACAGAAGGGCGAGCAGGCCTATGACGCCCAGTACATCCGCGCGGTAGGGGGCACCACATGGCACTGGGCGGCGGCCGCCTGGCGGTTTTTACCCCACGATTTCCGCCTGCACAGCGAGTATGGCGTGGGGCGGGATTGGCCGATCTCCTACGATGATCTGGAAGGCTATTACGTCCGTGCCGAAGAGGCGCTGGGCGTATGGGGCCCGAATGATATCGATCTTGGCAGCCCGCGTAGTGCGGACTATCCAATGTCGCCGTTGCCGCTGTCGTGGAATGAGCGGCGTATTAGCGAGCGGATCAATCCGCACGGCTTTGACATGGTCACCGAGCCGGTAGCGCGCAACAGCCGGCCCTACGATGGCCGTCCGACCTGCTGCGGTAACAACAACTGCATGCCGATTTGTCCGATTGGCGCAATGTACTCCGGCATCATCCATGTCGAGAAGGCCGAGCGCGCGGGGGTGAAGCTGATCGATAATGCCGTGGTGCATCATCTGGAAAGCGGCGCCGACGGCAGCATTCGCGAGGTGCGCTATCTGGATCCTGAGGGTGAAGAGCATCGCCTGAGCGCACGCCGTGTGGTGTTGGCGGCCAACGGCATCGAGACGCCCAAGCTGCTGCAGATGTCGGTGAACGGCCATACGCCAAATGGGGTGGGCAACCAGAATGATATGGTTGGCCGTCACCTGATGGACCATCCGGGTACCGGCGTCAGCTTTTTGGCGGATGAAGCGCTCTGGGCGGGCCGTGGCCCACAGGAGATGACGTCGGTTATCACTTGGCGCGACGGCGATTTTCGCCGTGAGCATGCGGCCAAAAAACTGCACCTGTCGAATACCGCGCGCACCCAGCAGATGACCACCGAGGTGCTGTCCGAAACGCCTTTACGGCTGGGCGCCGACCTGCAGGCGCAGATCGACCATCGCGCCAGCCGCTTTGTGCAATTCGATAGCTTTCACGAGCTGTTGCCGGAGCCGAGCAACCGCATCACGCCCTCGAAAAAACGCGATGCGCTGGGCCTGCCGCGACCCGAATTCCGCTATGCGATAGATGATTACGTCAAACGCAGCGCCGTGCATACGCGCGAACAATATGCCCGTATCGCTAAGCTGATGGGGGGCACGGACATCGAGTTTCGTGACGAATACTCCAACAACCAGCATATCTGCGGCACAACCCTGATGGGGGATGACCCGAAGACGTCCGTAGTGGACCGCGATTGCCGCGTGCACGGCCATGACAATCTGTTTGTCGCCAGCTCCGGCTGCATGCCAACCGTTGGCTCGGTGAATTGCACCCTGACCCTCGCGGCCTTGTCGCTGCGTATCGCCGATCGGCTAGAACAGGAAATATGA
- a CDS encoding cytochrome c, with amino-acid sequence MKQPDRNAVNAENLAKKRPLIRSASHRLGSAMRLVAFAGVSTLLLSGCGNDADEHDQQVEADKAATSDPTLVKQGLYMARASDCAACHTTEGGENYAGGLAFETPVGEIFSTNITPDAEHGIGDYTLDDYTRALREGKTTDGHLYPAMPFPSFARLTDDDIEALYAWNMHEVAPDSTPNRASEIPFPLNMRWPMWLWEKSFSSLEPWQDDAEQSAEWNRGAYLVQGPGHCSSCHTERGLALQEKAQTQDEDGYLGGAMIDGWRAFNLTPDVKDGLGSWSEQDIVTYLSTGNLQGKAQAGGPMADVITHSTRHMSDDDLNAMAVYLTSLPALNGEGEAGDAVNDDDRDAENPTATRFNQGAPADDVLALRGQPLDTRSDDENRVGQLTDATAGDRLYLGHCAACHGANGGGTPNGDYPSLFHNSVTGSVYADNLAQVILNGVEREGNEHSVFMPAFERRLTDDELINLMDYLENRFGRDQQKTSLEAPNSRRQQLNDKLTDWHDE; translated from the coding sequence ATGAAGCAGCCAGATCGTAATGCCGTGAATGCTGAAAACCTTGCCAAGAAGCGCCCGCTAATTCGCTCGGCGTCTCATCGTCTGGGAAGCGCCATGCGTCTCGTCGCATTTGCCGGCGTGAGTACGCTGCTGCTCAGCGGCTGTGGCAATGATGCGGACGAGCACGACCAACAGGTGGAGGCTGACAAGGCCGCCACCAGTGACCCGACGCTGGTCAAGCAAGGCCTGTATATGGCCCGGGCCAGCGATTGTGCTGCCTGTCATACCACCGAAGGCGGCGAGAACTATGCGGGCGGTCTGGCGTTCGAGACACCGGTAGGCGAGATATTTTCGACCAATATCACGCCGGACGCCGAGCACGGCATCGGGGATTACACCCTTGATGACTACACCCGCGCATTGCGCGAAGGTAAAACGACCGATGGCCATCTGTATCCGGCCATGCCGTTTCCATCCTTCGCCCGGCTGACCGATGACGATATCGAGGCGCTCTACGCGTGGAACATGCACGAGGTGGCGCCCGATAGCACCCCGAACCGTGCAAGCGAGATTCCGTTCCCGCTCAACATGCGCTGGCCGATGTGGCTGTGGGAAAAGAGTTTCTCGTCGCTGGAACCATGGCAGGACGACGCGGAGCAGAGCGCCGAGTGGAATCGGGGGGCGTATCTGGTGCAGGGCCCCGGCCACTGCAGTAGCTGCCACACCGAGCGTGGTCTGGCCCTCCAGGAGAAGGCGCAGACTCAAGACGAAGACGGCTATCTGGGCGGTGCGATGATCGACGGCTGGCGCGCCTTCAATCTGACACCGGACGTAAAAGATGGTCTGGGCAGCTGGAGCGAGCAGGATATTGTCACCTATCTCTCGACCGGCAACCTGCAGGGAAAGGCGCAGGCGGGCGGGCCGATGGCGGATGTCATCACCCACTCCACGCGTCATATGAGCGATGACGACCTGAACGCCATGGCGGTGTATCTGACGTCGCTGCCGGCGCTGAACGGCGAGGGCGAGGCGGGTGACGCCGTCAATGACGACGACCGCGACGCCGAAAACCCGACCGCCACGCGTTTCAATCAGGGCGCACCGGCGGATGATGTGCTGGCGCTGCGGGGCCAGCCGCTAGATACGCGCTCAGATGACGAGAATCGTGTTGGCCAGCTAACCGACGCAACGGCTGGCGATCGCCTGTACCTCGGCCACTGCGCTGCGTGTCACGGCGCCAACGGTGGCGGCACACCGAATGGCGACTATCCGTCATTGTTCCACAACAGCGTTACCGGCAGCGTCTATGCGGATAACCTTGCGCAGGTCATCCTCAATGGCGTCGAGCGTGAGGGCAACGAGCATAGCGTGTTCATGCCGGCATTCGAGCGCCGCTTAACGGACGACGAGTTGATCAACCTGATGGATTATCTGGAGAATCGTTTCGGTAGAGATCAGCAAAAAACGTCGCTGGAAGCGCCCAATAGCCGTCGCCAGCAGCTGAACGATAAGCTCACGGACTGGCACGACGAGTAA
- a CDS encoding molybdopterin-dependent oxidoreductase, whose translation MDLGFPWWLRVEHFLNIIFISFLVRSGLEILGSYPKLYRSQHSVPGSSWAQFTIREEPKHKYYTVGDEYNDYSPRVALPGRGLLGLGRYWHFMTVTGFVTCWFIYFVLLLATGQWRRYVPTSWDTFAQAGQDMLAYLAFTMPHVADGAVFNALQQLSYGFVILILTPLVIITGAFQSPAIANSCSFITRALGGRQVIRSVHFFCLVGYLAFFAIHVPLVFLHGYLHETSKMVLGHSNDPVVGGAIFTIGLALVVTLHVVATRWSLADGRAVERLHNTIVRPWSNLLYRLPARMHYDRSNITGKDVGLDNTTHHFRGSGRPPETDEYLALMANGYEDDYVLEIGGYVERPMTLTVAQLRELAAGHSQTTLHHCVQGFTSIGRWRGITVSDLLDMVEPLPGATDVVYTSFQNMGRDDALYEGGTYYESTPMVEARMPQTLIAFELNDEGEIPAKNGAPVRLRLETSTGFRSLKWLERIEVVNRYDIILEGRGGYFEDTDFFDRNQLI comes from the coding sequence ATGGATCTCGGATTTCCGTGGTGGCTTCGTGTGGAGCACTTCCTCAATATCATCTTTATTTCATTTCTCGTGCGCTCGGGCCTCGAGATTCTGGGTTCCTACCCCAAGCTTTACCGCTCGCAGCACAGCGTGCCCGGCTCATCCTGGGCTCAGTTTACGATTCGGGAGGAACCGAAGCACAAGTACTACACGGTGGGCGATGAGTACAACGACTACTCCCCGCGCGTTGCTCTCCCCGGGCGTGGCCTGCTGGGGCTTGGGCGGTATTGGCACTTCATGACGGTAACGGGATTTGTTACCTGCTGGTTCATTTACTTCGTGTTGCTGCTGGCGACCGGCCAGTGGCGGCGCTACGTGCCCACCAGCTGGGACACGTTTGCCCAGGCGGGTCAGGACATGCTGGCCTATCTCGCCTTTACCATGCCCCACGTCGCTGACGGGGCTGTGTTCAATGCCCTGCAGCAGCTGTCCTACGGGTTTGTGATACTGATACTGACGCCGCTGGTGATTATCACGGGTGCCTTTCAGTCTCCAGCCATCGCCAACTCTTGCTCTTTTATTACCCGTGCGCTGGGTGGCCGCCAGGTGATCCGTAGCGTCCACTTTTTTTGCCTTGTGGGGTATCTGGCATTCTTCGCTATACACGTGCCGTTGGTTTTTCTTCACGGCTACCTGCACGAGACATCCAAGATGGTGCTGGGGCACTCCAACGATCCCGTGGTGGGCGGCGCTATTTTCACCATCGGCCTCGCCCTTGTGGTCACCCTGCACGTGGTCGCCACGCGGTGGTCGTTGGCGGACGGCCGTGCCGTTGAGAGGCTGCACAACACGATTGTGCGGCCGTGGTCCAATCTGCTGTACCGGCTGCCCGCGCGCATGCACTACGATCGCTCGAATATCACGGGCAAGGATGTGGGGCTTGATAACACCACCCACCACTTCCGTGGCAGCGGGCGGCCACCGGAAACGGACGAATACCTGGCGCTTATGGCCAACGGCTACGAGGACGACTATGTGCTCGAGATCGGTGGCTACGTGGAGCGCCCGATGACGCTGACGGTTGCGCAGCTTCGCGAGCTTGCCGCCGGCCACTCCCAGACGACGCTGCACCACTGTGTACAGGGCTTCACCTCGATTGGGCGGTGGCGCGGCATTACCGTGTCAGACCTTTTGGACATGGTGGAGCCCTTGCCCGGCGCGACGGACGTCGTCTACACAAGCTTCCAGAACATGGGCCGCGATGACGCCCTGTACGAGGGGGGAACCTACTACGAATCCACCCCCATGGTGGAGGCGCGGATGCCCCAGACGCTGATTGCCTTCGAGCTTAACGACGAAGGCGAGATTCCGGCCAAAAATGGGGCCCCGGTGCGGCTGCGTCTGGAAACGTCGACCGGGTTTCGCAGCCTGAAGTGGCTGGAACGTATTGAGGTGGTTAACCGTTACGATATTATTCTTGAGGGCCGCGGTGGCTACTTCGAGGACACGGACTTCTTTGACCGCAACCAGTTGATCTGA